One part of the Ziziphus jujuba cultivar Dongzao chromosome 2, ASM3175591v1 genome encodes these proteins:
- the LOC107418378 gene encoding glutaredoxin, which produces MGSLLSSSKKSQEELEMALDKAKQIVNSNPVVVFSKTYCGYCKRVKQLLTQLGASYKVIELDEESDGSEIQSELAKWTGQRTVPNVFIGGKHIGGCDSVLEKHQAGLLVPLLTDAGAITNNSAQL; this is translated from the exons ATGGGTTCTCTTCTGAGCTCAAGCAAGAAAAGCCAGGAAGAGCTGGAAATGGCGCTAGACAAGGCCAAGCAAATTGTTAACTCCAACCCTGTCGTCGTTTTCAG TAAAACTTATTGTGGGTACTGCAAGAGGGTCAAACAGTTGTTGACACAACTTGGAGCAAGTTACAAAGTCATTGAACTGGATGAGGAAA GTGATGGATCTGAAATTCAATCAGAGCTAGCAAAGTGGACAGGGCAAAGAACTGTTCCTAATGTGTTCATAGGGGGGAAACATATTGGTGGCTGTGACT CGGTTTTAGAGAAGCACCAGGCAGGTCTCTTGGTGCCACTTCTCACTGATGCTGGTGCCATCACCAATAATTCTGCTCAGCTGTGA
- the LOC125422297 gene encoding glutaredoxin — translation MGSFLSSSKKSQEELDMALEKAKQIVNSNPVVVFSKTYCGYCKRVKQLLTQLGASYKIIELDEESDGSEIQSELAKWTGQRTVPNVFIGGKHIGGCDSVLEKQQAGLLVPLLTDAGAITKNSAQL, via the exons ATGGGCTCTTTTCTGAGCTCAAGCAAGAAGAGCCAGGAAGAGCTAGACATGGCGCTAGAGAAGGCCAAGCAGATTGTTAACTCCAACCCAGTCGTCGTTTTCAG TAAAACTTATTGTGGGTACTGCAAGAGGGTTAAACAGTTGTTGACTCAACTTGGAGCAAGTTACAAAATCATTGAACTGGATGAGGAAA GTGATGGATCTGAAATTCAATCAGAGCTAGCAAAGTGGACAGGGCAAAGGACTGTTCCTAATGTGTTCATTGGGGGAAAACATATTGGTGGCTGTGATT CTGTTTTAGAGAAGCAGCAGGCTGGTCTGTTGGTGCCGCTTCTCACTGATGCTGGTGCAATTACCAAGAATTCTGCTCAGCTGTGA
- the LOC125422294 gene encoding LRR receptor-like serine/threonine-protein kinase GSO1, which translates to MTGSEISSFLLFLAVITAVLSVCHGENFTDSYWLLRIKSELVDPEKVLENWSPETNLCSWNGLTCSSDQNHIVVSLNLSGSGLSGSIPKELQNLTSLQTLDLSLNSLTGQIPPMLGRLQNLRTLLLHSNYLSGNIPEEIGLLKNLQVLRIGDNMLSGEITPTICNLIELRVLAIAYCQLNGSIPVEIGSLKHLMSLDLQNNSLSGNIPEEIRGCKELQNFAASNNMLEGELPSSMGSLKSLQLLNLANNSLSGNIPVPLSSLSNLTYLNLLGNRFRGNIPLEFNQLLQLQVLDLSRNNLSGNITLLNTQLKSLEVLVLSDNALTGSIPSNFCFRNSNLQQLLLARNMLFGKFPLELLSCSSLQQLDLSDNSFEGELSPMLDRLESLTDLLLNNNSFSGNLPPQIGNMSNLQNLFLFGNMIKGSLPVEIGKLQRLKAIYLYDNQMSREIPWELTNCTNLTEIDFFGNHFIGSIPEMIGKLKNLVLLQLRQNDLSGPIPPSLGYCRKLQFLALADNKLSGSLPPTFRFLSELSTITLYNNSFKGPLPLSLFLLKKLKIINFSHNRFNGSIYPLTGSNSLTAFDLTNNSFSGPIPPRLAKSRNLTRLRLAHNYLTGSIPSEFSQLTELNFLDLSFNNLIGEVSPQLSGCKKLEHLLLSNNQLAGTMPSWLGSLKDLGELDFSSNNFHGTLPSELGKCSKLLKVSLYSNNLSSMIPKEIGNLTSLNVLNLQRNNFSGSIPSTIQQCKKLYELRLSENSLTGSIPDELGRLTELQVILDLSKNKLTGEIPPSLGNLMKLERLNLSSNQLQGQVPSSLGKLRSMHVLNLSNNHLQGRIPTTFSSFPLSSFMGNDDKLCGPPLVSCMELERQGKKRLSNTAVASIIVGIVLTSTAICLVMLYIMLRIWCNWRKVSISTSDGGGGVGVVGGGPEHRKEELDQERWAFGYWNVDSMALVPSKDKGTDNSTSSCIFHLKMDTEAKENTTV; encoded by the coding sequence ATGACTGGCAGTGaaatttcttctttcttgttGTTTTTGGCTGTAATTACTGctgttctttctgtttgtcatGGAGAGAACTTCACAGATTCCTACTGGCTTCTGAGAATCAAATCAGAACTAGTTGACCCAGAAAAAGTTCTGGAGAACTGGTCTCCAGAAACTAATTTATGCAGCTGGAATGGTCTTACATGTTCATCTGATCAAAACCATATTGTGGTGAGCTTGAACCTATCCGGTTCAGGACTGTCTGGTTCCATTCCAAAAGAGCTCCAGAACCTCACTTCACTTCAAACACTCGACTTGTCGTTGAATTCTCTCACTGGCCAAATACCTCCTATGCTTGGACGGCTTCAAAATCTAAGAACACTTCTCCTGCATTCAAACTATCTCTCTGGTAATATTCCTGAAGAGATAGGTCTTTTGAAAAACTTGCAGGTTCTTAGAATAGGAGACAACATGTTATCAGGTGAAATCACACCTACTATTTGTAACTTGATTGAATTGAGAGTATTAGCTATTGCCTACTGCCAACTGAACGGAAGTATTCCAGTTGAGATTGGCAGTTTGAAGCATCTGATGTCTCTTGATTTGCAGAACAACAGTCTCAGTGGTAACATACCTGAAGAAATCCGTGGCTGCAAAGAGCTTCAAAACTTTGCAGCATCAAACAACATGCTTGAAGGAGAACTCCCTTCTTCAATGGGGTCACTTAAATCATTGCAGCTTCTGAACCTGGCAAACAACAGTCTTTCGGGAAATATTCCTGTTCCATTAAGTAGCTTGTCCAACTTGACGTACTTAAATTTGCTCGGTAACAGATTCAGAGGCAACATTCCTTTAGAGTTTAACCAGTTGTTACAGCTTCAGGTGCTTGATTTGTCAAGAAACAACCTCTCTGGAAACATCACTCTTCTCAATACCCAGTTAAAGAGTCTTGAAGTTCTGGTTCTTTCTGATAATGCATTGACCGGTAGCATTCCAAGCAACTTTTGCTTCAGAAACTCAAATTTGCAACAACTTCTTCTGGCTCGAAATATGCTCTTTGGAAAGTTTCCTTTGGAGCTACTCAGCTGTTCTTCACTCCAACAATTAGACCTCTCAGACAACAGCTTCGAAGGAGAATTATCGCCTATGTTGGACAGGTTAGAGAGCCTCACAGATCTGCTACTCAACAACAACAGCTTTTCAGGAAATCTACCTCCTCAAATTGGAAACATGAGCAATTTGCAAAATCTTTTTCTGTTTGGCAACATGATCAAAGGTAGTCTTCCAGTGGAGATTGGAAAGCTACAGAGGCTAAAAGCCATTTACCTCTATGATAACCAGATGTCAAGAGAAATACCATGGGAGTTAACAAACTGCACAAATTTAACAGAAATTGATTTCTTTGGAAACCATTTTATAGGGTCCATTCCTGAAATGATTGGGAAACTTAAGAATCTAGTTTTGCTTCAACTGAGGCAGAATGACTTATCCGGTCCAATCCCACCAAGCTTGGGATACTGCAGAAAGCTTCAGTTCTTGGCCTTGGCTGATAACAAGCTCTCAGGATCGTTGCCACCCACATTCAGATTCCTTTCAGAACTAAGCACCATTACACTTTACAACAACTCCTTCAAAGGCCCTCTTCCTTTATCTCTTTTCCTTCTCAAAAAActcaaaatcataaatttttctCACAACAGGTTTAATGGAAGCATCTACCCTCTCACTGGCTCAAATTCTCTTACTGCATTTGATTTGACAAATAACAGCTTCTCAGGTCCCATCCCTCCTAGACTAGCCAAATCTCGAAATTTAACTCGTCTTCGCCTTGCACACAATTACCTTACCGGTAGCATTCCTTCCGAGTTTTCCCAACTCACAGAGCTCAATTTTCTTGATCTATCATTCAACAATCTGATTGGTGAAGTTTCACCACAACTCTCAGGCTGTAAAAAGCTTGAGCACCTGTTGCTCAGTAACAACCAATTAGCAGGCACAATGCCTTCATGGTTGGGGAGCTTAAAAGACCTTGGTGAGCTAGATTTCTCCTCTAATAACTTCCATGGAACATTACCTTCAGAGCTTGGGAAATGTTCAAAGTTGCTGAAAGTTTCTCTTTATAGCAACAATCTCTCAAGCATGATCCCAAAAGAGATTGGAAACCTTACTTCTCTCAATGTCCTCAATCTTCAAAGAAACAACTTTTCAGGATCCATTCCATCAACAATTCAGCAATGCAAGAAGCTCTATGAATTGAGGCTTTCAGAGAATTCTCTGACAGGTTCTATACCGGATGAGCTGGGAAGGTTGACTGAGTTGCAAGTAATCTTGGACCTGAGCAAGAACAAACTCACTGGTGAAATCCCACCATCTCTAGGAAATCTAATGAAGTTGGAGAGACTAAACCTCTCTTCTAATCAGCTCCAAGGACAAGTTCCATCATCACTTGGAAAACTGAGAAGCATGCATGTTCTGAACCTGTCAAATAATCATCTCCAAGGAAGAATTCCCACAACTTTTTCGTCATTCCCACTAAGCTCATTCATGGGAAATGATGACAAGCTATGTGGCCCACCATTGGTATCGTGTATGGAATTGGAGAGGCAAGGTAAAAAGCGCCTGTCAAATACTGCAGTGGCAAGCATCATAGTGGGCATTGTTTTGACATCAACAGCAATATGCTTGGTCATGCTTTACATCATGCTTAGAATTTGGTGCAATTGGAGAAAAGTGTCTATCTCAACCTcggatggtggtggtggtgttggtGTTGTTGGTGGTGGACCCGAGCACAGGAAAGAAGAATTAGATCAGGAGAGATGGGCTTTTGGGTATTGGAACGTGGATTCCATGGCACTTGTTCCTTCCAAAGATAAGGGTACTGATAATTCTACAAGTTCATGCATTTTCCATCTGAAAATGGATACAGAAGCCAAGGAAAATACCACAGTTTGA